ATGGTCGGCGACCTCGGCCGCACGGAGCTCGCCGTCAGCGCCGAGCAGGGCGCAAAGGACCTGTTCCACAGCGTGGGACGGCTGAAGGCGCTGCCGGACTACGTTGAGGTTCTGCCCGGCGCCTATGCCGGCTCGGTGTGTGGCCGGCGCCTGAGCGGCAAGCCCTGGTCGACCATCGGCTTCGAGCGACGCTACAACGAGGCGTTCAGGATCGGAGAGCAGGCCGAGTTCATCCGCTTCATGCTCGCCGAGATTCCGCCGGCCCCGCCAGAGGCGGCCGCACTGAGGGCTGCGAACTCCGGCGCGACGGCTGTGGCAGCCTGACCGATGAGCGAATCGCCATCGATTTCACAGTCGACGGGCTCGCGTGTCAGGCTCGGGCTCAAGGATAACTGGCGGCAGTTCGCGCTGCTCATCCTGATCAATGCCTTTGTCGGCGGCATGGTCGGGATCGAGCGAACGGTTGTGCCGCTGATCGGATCGGAAGAGTTCGGCATTGCCTCGACGACGATCGTGGTTTCCTTCATCGTCAGCTTCGGCGTCGTCAAGGCCCTTGCCAATCTCGTCTCCGGGCAGCTCGCCGATAACTGGGGCCGCAAGCGTGTCCTCGTCCTCGGCTGGCTGGTCGGGCTGCCCGTCCCCTTCATGATCGTATGGGCCCCGAGTTGGGGATGGATCATTGCGGCCAATGCGCTGCTCGGCATCAATCAGGGGCTTGCCTGGTCGATGACGGTGATCATGAAAGTCGATCTGGTCGGGCCGAAGTCGCGCGGTCTTGCGGTCGGCCTCAACGAGTTCGCCGGCTATCTCGCCGTAGGTGTCACGGCATTCCTCACCGGCTATCTCGCCTCTCGATACGGCCTTCGGCCGGTGCCGATCTATCTCGGTATCGGCTATGCGGTCCTGGGGGCCTTGCTGTCGATCGCGCTGGTTCGCGACACGCGTGAACACGTCCGGCTCGAAGCCGCCGGGTCTTCAAAGCCACCAACTTCGATGAGCTTTCGTGAAATCTTCGTCCTCACCTCGTTCCGGGACCGCAATCTCTTCGCCGCGTCGCAGGCCGGTCTCGTCAATAACCTCAACGACGGCATGAGCTGGGGCATCTTCCCGCTGTTCTTTGCCTCCTTCGGCCTCGGCGTCGAGCGCATCGGCATTCTGAAGGCGATCTATCCCGCGACATGGGGAATCCTGCAGGTCGCCACCGGTCCCTTGAGTGATCGCTGGGGCCGCAAGGGCCTGATCGCCGCCGGCATGTGGATCCAGTCAGCCGGCCTGTTCCTCACCGCTGCGACGCGCCAGTACCAATGGTGGCTGGTCGGCAGCCTTCTGCTCGGACTCGGAACGGCGATGGTCTACCCGAGCCTGATTGCGGCCGTCTCCGATGCCTCGCATCCGACGTGGCGGGCGCGCTCGCTCAGCGTCTACCGCTTTTGGCGCGACCTCGGTTATGCCATCGGCGCGCTCTCGGCGGGTATCATCGCCGACATTTTCGGGATGGCGTGGGCGATCGGGTCGATCGCCGCGCTGACTTTTCTTTCCGGTGTCGTCGTGGCCGTGCTCATGTGTGAGCGTGCGAGCCCCTCTCTTGATCTTGCGCAAGATCCAAAACCACTCGGCCAATTAAAATAATGTTAGTTGCAAAGATGGAGGCAACCAATGCCAAAAGCTTTGATCAAGATCGTCGCCCCAGCGGGGGCCGCTCTCGCGCTTTTATCCAGCGCGGCATGGGCGCAGACGCCCTCGGACGCCGACAGATACGCCTATGGGCCGCATATGATGTGGTGGGGCGGAGGAGGGTACGCCATGATACTCGGTCCGCTGTTCATGATCCTTGTACTTACGGCGTTGATCGCTGCCGTAGTCCTGCTCGCACGCTGGGCCGGTGGGCCATGGCAGGGAACAATCCCGCCGCATTACATGCCGCCGGGTCGCACCGCCCTCGACATTCTCAAGGAGCGCTTTGCGCGAGGCGAGATCGATAAGGACGAGTTCGAGCAGCGGCGGCGCGTGCTCGGCGATTGAGCTGTCCGCATTGGACGATTGGTAGATGCGGAAACCGCATGCCGACCGAGCTTGCTCGATAGAGAGAAGGAAGGATGCCTGTGCAGATCCTGTTCATCCTGAATGACCCGCCCTACGGTACCGAACGTGTCTACAATGGCCTGCGGCTGGCGCAGGCGCTGCTCAAGAGCGATCCGCAGGCGAGTGTGACCGTGTTCCTCATGGCAGACGCGGTCATTGCCGGCAAGGCGGGCCAGAAGACGCCGGACGGCTACTACAATGTCGAACGAATGCTGAAGCGCTTGCTCGCCGGCAGCGGCAAGGTGCTTCTGTGCGGCACCTGCATGGACGCGCGCGGCCTCGAAGAATCTGCCGTCGTGCCGGGCGCGCGCCGGAGCACCATGGACGAACTCGCGGCGGCAACCTTAGAGGCCGATAAGGTGCTGGTCTTCTAACAGCACGTTGTCTCAACCTCGAAAGAGCGTTTGCACGCTCATCGACATTCAAGGAACAAGGCATGGGTCAGTGGGAACCAACGCAGCTTGCCACGCTTGGCGGTCTGGCGATCGGCATGCTGTTTGGAGGTGTCGCTCAAGCCACAGCGTTTTGTAGTAGCGGGGCTATCCTTGATTTCGTGCGATCAGGCGACGGCAATCGCCTGCGTGCCTGGCTGTTGGCGATGGCGGCGGCGATCTTTTCCGCTCAGTTGTTGCTGGGCTTCGATGTCCTGGATGTGCGCAAGGCGGTCTACCTGACCGCCCCCTTGAACCTCGCCGGCCCCGTGCTGGGCGGTCTCATGTTCGGAATTGGCATGATGCTGGCGCAAGGTTGCGCCGCGCGGAATCTCGTTCGTCTCGGCGGCGGCAACCTGCGGGCTCTCGTGGTCGTTCTTGTCTTCTCCATCTCCGCCTATGCTGCCATGCGCGGGATTCTTGGGCCAGGCCGTATCGAACTGGAACGCCTCACGCGCGTCAATCCCGGCGCTGCCGGCGTGCCGGAACTCCTTGCCGGAGTTTTGGGGGTGGCGGCTGAACAGGCGCGCTGGATCGTCGCCCTTGGCACTGCGGGCGCCCTCGCGGTGTTCTGCTTCGCAAGCTCGGCCTTTCGTTCTTCGCCGCGCAATATAATCACTGGTCTGGCGATCGGTTTGCTTGTGATCGCGGGCTGGTATCTCACCGGCGTCCTGGCGCAGGACGAGTTCAACCCGACGCCGCCTTCGAGCCTGACCTTCGTCGCTCCGCTTGCCGACAGCCTGCAATACGTCATGCTCTTCACCGGGATGAGCGCCAATTTCGGGATAGCGGTGGTGGGCGGCGTCATCCTTGGGGCCTTCCTGATGGCGCTGGCTCGCCGCCGCTTTCGGATCGAGGGATTTGGCGACCAGCGGGACTTCATTCGTCAGTTAGCCGGAGCCGTACTGATGGGTACGGGCGGTGTGTTCGCCATGGGCTGCACGGTCGGCCAGGGATTGACGGGGCTCTCGACATTATCGCTCGGCTCAGTTCTCGCGGCACTTTCAATCGGCGCGGGCGGTTTTCTGGGAGCCCGGTTGTTCGAGGCGCCTACCGACGTAGCTAATGAACGTCGCACAGCTTCCGCGGCAACGAGCAGGGTCAGGGCGACATGACCGCGCAACGCATCTATCTCGACTACAACGCCAGCACGCCGATCGATCCGGCAGTCTCCGCTGCAATGATGCCGTTTCTGGCGGATCATTTCGGTAACCCGTCGAGCGGGCATTGGGCCGCCGCGCCAGCGAAAGCCGCGCTTGAAAGGGCGCGTGGGCAAATTGCGGCCGTGCTTGGCTGTGAGGATGATGAAGTCGTCTTCACCAGCGGCGGCAGCGAGGCCAACAACCTTGCGCTCAAAGGCGTGTTTTTTGCACGGCGCAGCGGTGGCGATCACATCATCACTACCAGGATCGAACACCCGGCGATCATCGAACCGTGCCGCTTTCTTGAACGCCTGGGCGCGCGGATAACCCGTCTGCCGGTAGATGGATTCGGGCGCGTCGATCCCAATGACCTGCGCCGGGCCATCACGCCGCACACCATCCTCGTCAGCATCATGCACGCCAACAACGAGGTGGGCACCATCCAGCCGATTGAGGAGTGCGCGCGCATCGCCCGCGATCATGGCATCCTGTTTCATACCGACGCCGCCCAATCGGTCGGCAAGATTGCAACAGACGTGAACGGGCTCGGCGTCGACCTGCTCTCGATCGCCGGGCACAAGCTATACGCCCCCAAGGGTGTCGGCGCCCTGTTCGTTCGCCGTGGCGTCCAACTCGAGCCGCTCATTCACGGGGCCGGACACGAGAGCGGGCGGCGCGCCGGGACCGAGAGCGCGTTGCTGGCGGTCGGTCTCGGCAAGGCTTGCGAGCTGGCGTGCGATCTCTCGCCGATGGATCGGGTGCGCGCCTTGCGCGACCACTTCTGGCGTGAACTGCAGTCGCGGTTCGGCAATGGCATCGCTCTCAACGGACATCCGACGCATCGCCTGCCGAACACGCTCAATGTTTCCTTCATCGGCCGCGCCGGCGGCGAGATACTGGAACGGCTGGACGGCGTCGCCGCCTCGACGGGCTCGGCGTGCCATTCGGGGCACATCGAACTGTCGCCCGTCCTTGCGGCGATGTGCGTCGCGCCCGAAGTGGGCATGGGGGCCATCCGCTTCAGCCTCGGGCGCGGAACGACCCGCGAGGAAATCGACGCGGTTGCCGAACGCCTGAGTGGCGCCCTCGCAGTTGTTTCATGACCCGTGGCGCGGAACGCGGCATGGGCGGTGCACAACCGGCCGAAGAGCTGACAGCGTCGTATGTCCGGTGGCGATCGAGCCGTCTCGGCCGGATCACCGACGCCCTTGAGCGGCAACTGCTCGCGAGACTTCTCGGCAAGGTCGATGGCAAGAAGCTGCTCGACGTCGGGTGCGGCGATGGCGCAATGGCATTCGAACTGGCGCGGCAGGGCGCAAGCGTAACCGCGCTCGATGCCGATCCGTCCATGATTGCAGCCGCCCGCCTTCGCGCGGAAAGCGAAGCCACCCGCGCTCAGTTCGTGGAAGGCAACGCCGAGAGCCTGCCCTTCGATGACGCGACTTTCGATATCGTGGTGGCGGTGACCGTGCTTTGCTTCGTTCGAGACGCCGAGCGCGCGGTGAAGGAAATCGCCCGCGTTCTCAAGCCCGGAGGACGGCTTGTCATCGGCGAACTCGGACGCTGGAGCCTTTGGGCCACGCAACGGCGCATCCGCGGCTGGCTCGGACATCCGGTCTGGGGTGCAGTGAAGTTCCGGACGGCGGCGGACCTGCGAAGCCTCGCGGAGGCGGCGGGGTTGCGTGTCGTTGCGATACACGGAGCCGTGCATTATCCGCCGTGCGGCCTCGCAGCACGGCTCCTTGCCCCGGTTGATCCATGGCTTGGGCGGAAGACGACATTCGGAGCCGCATTCCTGGCCATGTCTGCGGTCAGGCAGCGATGAATTTGCGGCGGATACGGAGAACCACTTTGGAAAAGACGGAAACGCCGCCAATCCTCGCGAACAAGCATTACGGTACCGCCTCCGCCTTCAAACCCGAGAACCTGTTGCGCGAAGCACGGCGCCAAAAAGGGCTTCCGACGGGCTCCGTACCGGAGATCTGCATTCTCGATCCCGATGGCGACATGGTTCGATATCTGCGCGCCGCAGGCCTGGCTGACCGTCACCCCGATTGGGCGTGCTACCACACCGATCTCCATGTCTTCCGCAAGGGCGGGCATGAATATGGCATCGTCGGCGGCGTTGTCGGAGCCTCGTTTGCGGTCCTGGTCGCAGAAGAGTTGTTCGCATCGGGCTGCCGGTTTCTTGTAAGCATGACCTCCTCAGGTCAAATCTTGCCCGTGCAGGCACCGCCGTATTTCATTGTCATCGAACGTGCGCTTCGCGACGAAGGGACCAGTTACCATTACCTGCCCCCTTCCGATTACAGCGAAGCGGCCCCTGATCTGACGCGGATGGCAAGGAAAGCGCTGATGACGGCGGGCATTCCAATTCAGTCCGGCGCGACATGGACCACCGATGCTCCATTCCGGGAAACCGAGCAGGCGATCGACGCGGCAAGGAACGCCGGCATTCTTGCCGTGGAAATGGAGGCGGCGGCGCTCTATGCGTTTGCGAGGGCCCGCGATTGCGCGGTGCTTTGCCTGGCGCACGTGACCAACCAGATGGGTCGGATCGAGGGAGACTTTGAAAAAGGCGTTGCGGATGGAGCCGAGGAATCGCTCGAGGTAATCGCCTCGGCCGCGGCGGGCTGGCGGACGGAGGTGCGGTCATGAATCTCCATGAGCGCTGCATCCTGCCACCCATTCGTGCAGGCGGGTGTGTCAGGCCTTCTTGAGTCGACGCAGGCGGCAGCCGTTGTTAGAAGATGATTGATGTCTGTCGCAGCGGGCGCGGCCTGTTGTCGGGATGAGTGGTGATGCGTTCGAGCCTGCCCAATGCTTGAGATCGACGGCTTCTTCCGACCAGCCGCCGCCACATTGGCGCTGCTGACCGCGTTCCTGCTGCTGCGTGACGCAAGGTCCGATTTGCGGGCGCGCTTGGGCGCGCTGTTTGCAATCGGGACCGCCGCCTATATGTATTGCTCGGGCGCTCTTGGGGGCTGGGGTGTCGGCTCGTTGCTGCTGCCGCTATGCATCGGCAACAACGTGTTTTTCTGGTGGTTCGCGCTGGCGCTGCTCGATGACGACTTTCGCCTCGAGGCGGTCCATGCCGGCGTCCTGATAGCCGTGCTGGCCCTGGGTTTCGCCCGTTTCGGATCCCGCCTTCTTGAATACGCCGCCCTTGGGCAAGCGCTCGCTATCGTCCATAACCTCATCATTCTGACCCTCGGCGCTCACGTATTGCTGCTGGCCTGGCGCGGCTATGACAACGACCTCTCGGAGAGCCGGAGGCGGTTCAGGCTGCTTTTTCTGATCGGTGGAAGTCTGGCGGCTGTGGGGATTGCGGTCGCCGAGGTCGCCCTTGCCGGGCGGCCTCCAGTGGCCTGGATGCTGGCGCTGCAATCCGCATTTGTTACGATCCTCGCGGCGGCGGCGGCGGCATGGTTGCTCGGCGCGTCCGCATCGCGCCTGGCGTTTCAAAGCATCACGGCTGCCGGGCAGGCCGAACCCGTTCCGGTTCCGGATCGCCAGAGGCTGATCGATGAAACCCTTGCCGCGGCCCTGGAGCGTGCCATCAATATCGACAAGCTGTATCTCGAACAGGGTTTGACGATCGCCGCGCTGGCCAGGAGATTGGGGGTGCCGGAGCATCGTCTGCGCAAACACATCAACGAGGCGCTCGGCCACAGCAATTTCAACGCTTACGTGAACCGGCATCGCATTGCCGCCGCCAAGGCCGCCTTGCGCGACCCCCAGCTGGCGCATTTGCCGGTGCTCACCATCGCGCTCGACTCCGGCTTTGCCTCGCTGCCTCCCTTCAATCGCGCCTTCCGTGCCGAAACCGGTCAGTCCGCAACGGCCTACCGAAGCACCGCGCTGGCGGAGGCACGCGGCGTCAATGGGCGGGTCGAATCTGAAAAAAGCTAGCCGATTTCGAAATCGACCGCATTTGGCCAGAAATCGAGCGGACGGGCCGGGGTTTGGCGGCTAGTTCCGGCGGCGGTTCTCGTGGAGGACCAACGCAAGGAGAGTTCCGCGCCATGACGCAATTGACATCGATCCTCGATGAATTCCGCCAAATCTGGCCCTATATTTTTGCCGGCGACCTCGCCCGCTATCTGATCGGCGCCGGCTCCGTATTCCTTCTCATCTGGGTGCTCTTCCGGTCGCGACTGGCAGCCCGGAAGATCCGGAAAAATACCCCACCGGCCGGTCAAATCTGGCGGGAGATCGGTCATTCGCTGGTGACGGTCTGCATCTTCGCGACTGTCGGGACATCGATCGGGATCGGAGCGATGCATGGCGTATTTCAGGTCTACACCGACGTTTCCCTTTATGGCTGGCCTTATCTCGCTGGAAGCGTCGTTGCCATGATCGTGGTGCAGGATGCCTATTTCTACTGGGTGCATCGGCTGATGCACCGCGTGCCGCTGCTGTGGAAAGTGCATGCCACTCACCATCGCTCGCACAATCCAACCCCGTGGACGGCCTACGCGTTCGATCCGGGCGAAGCCCTGATCCACGCGCTGTTCATGCCGATGTTCGTCGCGATCGTTCCGATGCACGTCGGCGGCCTGTTCGCATTCACGGCCCACATGATGCTGCGCAATGCCGTCGGTCATTGCGGCTACGAGCTGTTTCCGAAGGGTTGGGCGGATCGTCCGATACTGGGTCTCGTGACCATGGTCACCCACCACGACATGCACCACGAGCACGCGCCGCGGAATTTCGGGCTGTATTTTACGTGGTGGGATCGGCTGATGGGAACCGAGCATCCGGAATACCGGGCGCGCACCAAATTGATGACGCCGGACAATGGGATGCTTGATAGCCTCAAAGGCGCCTACGCGTCACAGGTCGGAGCGGAAAGTCCAGCCGGGGAATCGCTTGAGGCCATCGCCCTGGTGGGCTGGAGAGCGAATGAGGAACGTCGATGAATTTCTATGAGCGCTGGATATTGCCGCCCATTCTCGATCTGGTGATGCGACAGAAGCACCTCACGAAATATCGCCGCGAGGTGATCGCCGCCGCCCGCGGGCGCGTGCTCGAAATCGGCGTCGGCTCCGGATTGAATCTGCCGCTCTATGGCAAGCAGGTGGAGCTGGTCTACGGGCTCGATCCTTCGGCCAGACTGCTGGCCATCGCGCGCCGGCGTGCCGCCGCATCGGCGGTGCCCGTTGACCTCCTGCTGGGCTCGGCGACCGCGATCCCGCTTGCGGATGACAGCATCGATACCGTTGTGATGACGTGGACGCTTTGCTCGATCCCGGATCCGTTGGCTGCGTTGCGCGAGATGCGCAGGGTACTCAAGCCCGATGGCACTCTCTGCTTTGTCGAGCACGGACTGTCGCCCGAGCCGGGCATCGAACTCTGGCAGCACCGGATCACGCCGGCCTGGCGCCGCATGGCAGGCGGTTGCCATCTGGATCGCAAGATCGACGAACTCGTCCGTGTCGCCGGCTTCGATCTGACCAGCCTGCAGGCGGAATACGCGCCAGGGCCCCGCACCATGTCCTACATGTATGAAGGGTGCGCGTGCCGCAGTCATTCCGGCGGCATCGGCTCGCCCGTATCAGCCGATTGAGGAGGACCCCCGTTACCTGCCGAAGCTTGCCGGAGACGCGATCAACGCCCCGATAATGTTGTGGCCGCGCCCCGGGTACCGGTTGAGCCGATGCCGATCCGCCGCTAGCGTGCGGTGGCGACCGGGCTGGCGGGGAACATGGCTGAGGACCTACCGAACATCGGCGCCGGCGAGGCGGTATCGAAAGCCGCGCCGCAGGCGGACGAACCTGACCTGCCGCTGCTGCGCATCGACGCGGTGGTGAAGAAGTTCGGCGGCTTCCGCGCGGTGGACCGGGTCTCGCTCGACATCAGGGCCGGCGAGTTTTTCGCGCTGCTCGGCCCGTCAGGCTGCGGCAAGACCACGCTGCTGCGGATGATCGCCGGTTTCGAGACGCCGGACGAGGGCCGGATCCTGCTCGACGGCATGGACATCGCGCAGGTTCTGCCGCATCAGCGGCCGGTCAACATGATGTTCCAGAACTACGCGCTGTTTCCGCATCTTTCCGTGCGCGACAATATCGCGTTCGGACTGAAGCGCGCCGGCATGCCGCGCGCCGTGATCGACGCCCGCGTGGCCGAGATGGTGGCGCTGGTCAAGCTCGAGGGGCTCGAGAAGCGCAAGCCCGACCAGCTTTCCGGCGGCCAGAAGCAGCGCGTGGCGCTGGCGCGCTCGCTGGCGCGCCGCCCGCAGATCCTGCTGCTCGACGAGCCCCTGGCCGCGCTCGACAGGAAGCTGCGCGAGAGCACTCAGCTCGAATTGATGGAGCTGCAGCGGCGGCTTGGCATGACCTTCATCATCGTCACCCACGACCAGGAAGAGGCGATGACGGTGGCGAGCCGGATCGGCGTGATGGATCACGGCCGGCTCGAACAGGTGGCGGCGCCGCGCGAACTTTACGAGGCTCCCAACTCGCGCTGGATTGCCGAGTTCGTCGGCGACGTCAATCTGTTCGAGGGGCAGGTGGCGTCGAGCGAGGGAAATCGCCTGGCGATCTGGACGCGGGACGCCGGAACGATCACGGTCGCCGGGCCGCGCCGGCCGGTCACGAAAACCAATGTCAGCGTTGCGATCCGCCCCGAGAAGGTGAAGCTGTCGCGCCGCGGTCCGGTGCCGGATGCGGACCATGCCCATGCCATCAACCGGCTGGAAGGCATCGTGACCGATGTCGGTTATCTCGGCGGCTTCACCACCTACAAGGTCAGACTCGACACCGGCGCGGTGCTGCGTTCGTCGATGGCGAACACGGCGCGGATCGATATCGACGCCTACAGCCCGAGCCAGCGCGTGGTGGCGTGGTTCACGCCCGACGATTGCGTGGTGCTTGAGCAATGAGCGCCCGCCGCATCTTCGCCCGCCCGGCGCGCCTGGCCGCGATCGCGCCGTATTTGTGGATGGCCTTGTTCTTCCTGGTGCCGTTCGGCTTCGTGCTGAAGATCGGCCTGTCGCAGACCGCGGTGGCGCAGCCGCCCTATCTGCCGGTGTTCGATTTGACGCAAGGCGCAGCCGCGCTGAAGGCGGCCGCCGCCCAACTGTCGCTGGATAATTTCCGCCTCTTGGTCTCCGACAATCTCTACATCCTGTCCTATCTGCGCAGCCTGATCGTTGCCGCGGTCTCGACGGCGATCCTGCTCGGAATCGGCTACCCCATCGCCTACGGCATGGCGCGGCTGCCGCGGCACTGGCAATCGATCGCGATGATGCTGGTGATCGTGCCGTTCTGGACCTCGTTCCTGATCCGGATCTACGCCTGGATCAACATCCTGCAGCACGACGGCCTGCTCAACAAAATCCTGCTGGCGCTGCATCTGGTCTCAGCACCGGTGGTGTGGCTGTCGACCGACAGCGCGATGTATCTCGGCATCGTCTATTCCTATCTGCCGTTCATGATCCTGCCGCTCTATGCGACGCTGGCCAGGATGGACCCGGCGCTGCTGGAGGCGGCGAGCGATCTCGGCGCCTCGCCACGCAGCACGTTCTGGCTGGTGACGTTCCCGCTGTCGCTGCCGGGCGTCGGCGCCGGCGCGCTGCTCTGCTTCATTCCGATCGTCGGGGAGTTCGTGATCCCGGACCTGCTGGCGGGCTCCAATGCAATGATGATCGGCCAGACCCTGTGGCTGGAATTCTTCACCAACAAGGACTGGCCGGTGGCCTCCGCCGCCGCGGTGGTGCTGCTGGTGCTGCTGGTGGCGCCGCTCGCGCTCTACGACCGGATGCAGCGGCGCCAGCTCGAGGGCGTCAGCTGATGGCCCGTCCGCTCAACCGGATATCGCCGTTCAACGTCGTCTCGCTCGCGCTCGGCCTTGCGTTCCTCTACCTGCCGATCGTCATCCTCGTGATCTATTCGTTCAATGCGTCGCGGCTGGTCACGGTGTGGGGCGGCTGGTCGCTGCGCTGGTACCGCGAATTCCTGCATGACCGCGCCATGCTGGATGCGGCCTGGATGAGTCTTAAGGTGGCGGCGGTCTCGGCCACATCAGCGACGCTGCTCGGCACGCTCGCCGCGGTGGCGCTGTCGCGCGGCGAGCGCTTCAAGGGCCGTACGCTGTTTTCCGGCATGCTCTATGCGCCGCTGGTGATGCCCGAAGTCATCACCGGGCTTTCGCTGCTGCTGCTGTTCGTCGCGGTCGGCGCCGAGCGCGGGTTCTGGACGGTGACGATCGCGCATACCACGCTGACGATGTGCTTCGTTGCGGTGGTGGTGCAGTCGCGGCTGGCGCCGCTCGACCGCAGCCTGGAAGAGGCGGCGATGGATCTCGGCTGCAATCCGGTGCAGGCGTTCCTCCGCGTCACGCTGCCGCTGATCTTCCCCGCCATCGCCGCCGGCTGGATGCTGGCGTTCACGCTGTCGCTGGACGACGTGGTGATCGCGAGCTTCACCACCGGCCCCGGTTCGGCGACGCTGCCGATCCGGATCTATTCGGAGGTGCGGCTCGGGGTGAAGCCCGAGATCAACGCCATCTGCACGCTGGTGCTCGCCTTGATCGCGGTGGTTATCATTGTGGCTTCGTTCGCCTCGAAGCTCACGAGCGCGCGGGGCGAGAGCGCCGCGCCGCTGTAAGGCGAGCAGTTGCGCGGAGCCCCCATCGATGCCGCGGATTGAGGTCGTCATCACCGGGCTCGACCCGGTGATCCCCTTCTTCGAGACAACTTGTTACGAAGAATGATGGATGCCCGGATCAAGTCCGGGCATGACGAACTCTCTTCAGGGAGACAACGCAGTCTCATCTCGATTCAGTTTTCAAACAGCCAGGAGTTCGTCATTGCGAGCGTTAGCGAAGCAAACCAGCTTGCTGCACAAGGAAAGAAGCTGGATTGCTTCGTCGCTGCGTTCCTCGCAATGACGGCGGTATATGTGTGGTGGGTTTCGCCGCAAAAGCGGTTAAGGCAAACCTAGTTCGCCTTCGGCGCTTCGGCCGGTGCGCTGGCGGCGGGCGCCGGCGCAGCCGCTTCCGGCGCCGCGGCCGGCTTCGTGCC
The genomic region above belongs to Bradyrhizobium sediminis and contains:
- a CDS encoding ABC transporter ATP-binding protein translates to MAEDLPNIGAGEAVSKAAPQADEPDLPLLRIDAVVKKFGGFRAVDRVSLDIRAGEFFALLGPSGCGKTTLLRMIAGFETPDEGRILLDGMDIAQVLPHQRPVNMMFQNYALFPHLSVRDNIAFGLKRAGMPRAVIDARVAEMVALVKLEGLEKRKPDQLSGGQKQRVALARSLARRPQILLLDEPLAALDRKLRESTQLELMELQRRLGMTFIIVTHDQEEAMTVASRIGVMDHGRLEQVAAPRELYEAPNSRWIAEFVGDVNLFEGQVASSEGNRLAIWTRDAGTITVAGPRRPVTKTNVSVAIRPEKVKLSRRGPVPDADHAHAINRLEGIVTDVGYLGGFTTYKVRLDTGAVLRSSMANTARIDIDAYSPSQRVVAWFTPDDCVVLEQ
- a CDS encoding class I SAM-dependent methyltransferase; this translates as MNFYERWILPPILDLVMRQKHLTKYRREVIAAARGRVLEIGVGSGLNLPLYGKQVELVYGLDPSARLLAIARRRAAASAVPVDLLLGSATAIPLADDSIDTVVMTWTLCSIPDPLAALREMRRVLKPDGTLCFVEHGLSPEPGIELWQHRITPAWRRMAGGCHLDRKIDELVRVAGFDLTSLQAEYAPGPRTMSYMYEGCACRSHSGGIGSPVSAD
- a CDS encoding ABC transporter permease, which encodes MSARRIFARPARLAAIAPYLWMALFFLVPFGFVLKIGLSQTAVAQPPYLPVFDLTQGAAALKAAAAQLSLDNFRLLVSDNLYILSYLRSLIVAAVSTAILLGIGYPIAYGMARLPRHWQSIAMMLVIVPFWTSFLIRIYAWINILQHDGLLNKILLALHLVSAPVVWLSTDSAMYLGIVYSYLPFMILPLYATLARMDPALLEAASDLGASPRSTFWLVTFPLSLPGVGAGALLCFIPIVGEFVIPDLLAGSNAMMIGQTLWLEFFTNKDWPVASAAAVVLLVLLVAPLALYDRMQRRQLEGVS
- a CDS encoding ABC transporter permease, giving the protein MARPLNRISPFNVVSLALGLAFLYLPIVILVIYSFNASRLVTVWGGWSLRWYREFLHDRAMLDAAWMSLKVAAVSATSATLLGTLAAVALSRGERFKGRTLFSGMLYAPLVMPEVITGLSLLLLFVAVGAERGFWTVTIAHTTLTMCFVAVVVQSRLAPLDRSLEEAAMDLGCNPVQAFLRVTLPLIFPAIAAGWMLAFTLSLDDVVIASFTTGPGSATLPIRIYSEVRLGVKPEINAICTLVLALIAVVIIVASFASKLTSARGESAAPL